The region CGCCGCTCGTCGGCCGCCGCGTGCTCCCCGGCGGGCCCGGTCGTCCGGACGGCATCCGCGGGGTTCTCCCGGACGGTCTCGGCGGCGGCCCCGGTTTCGGGCGGGGCGGTCCTGGCGCGGGAGGCGCGCAGCGAGCGCCAGGCGCCGCGCAGCATGCCGAAGCCGATCCAGCCGAGGTAGACCGCGCCCGAGTACTTCACGATCGTGAAGAGCACGGGCGTGGACTTGAGCAGCGACGCGACCCCGGCGGCCGACAGGAACATGAGCAGCGAGTCGCCGACGAAGACCCCGGCCGCAGCCCGGTAGCCCCGCCGGACCCCGCGCTGGGCGGCGGTGGACAGGACGAAGAGCGAGTTCGGCCCGGGCAGCAGGACGATCAGGAACGAGCCGACCACGTAGGTCCAGATGTTGGTGATGCCGAAGAACACCCATGCCTCCGTAAAGCGTGATAAGTCAGGGTATAGCTCGGCCTAGCACCTGGTCACGGCGGTTTAAGAGCCGGAAGATTCCTATTGACCCTACGGGTAATAAGGACAATTGTTGGGCCTATGACGCTGTGGAAGCCCGATCCCACCTTCTATCCCTCGCCCCGCGACGCGGCGGAGGCGCCGCCGGAGAAGCTGGCCTACGTGGCCGCCTTCGACCGGTCGGCCGAGCGGCCCGACGCGCTCGCCGTGCTCGACACCGACCCCGCCTCTCCGGCGTACGGGACGGTGGTCGGCTGGACGGACCTGCCGCACACAGGGGACGAGCTGCACCACTTCGGCTGGAACGCCTGCAGCAGCGCCCTCTGCCCGTACGCGCCGCACCCGCACGTGGAGCGGCGCTACCTGATCGTCCCCGGCCTGCGGTCGTCGCGGATCTACGTGTACGACACCAAGGACCGGGTCAGCCCCGAGCTCGTGAAGGTCGTCGAGCCCGAGGAGCTGGGCAAGCGGGCCGGCTACTCCCGCCCGCACACCGTCCACTGCGGTCCCGAGGGGCTGTACGTCAGCGCGCTCGGCGGCTACGGCGACGACGGCCCGGGCGGCATCGCCATCCTCGACCACAACACGTTCGAGGTCCTCGGCAGGTGGGAGGTCGACCGCGGCCCGCAGTACCTCGCCTACGACTTCTGGTGGCACATCAACCACGACGTGCTGGTCACCTCCGAGTGGGGCACGCCCTCCATGATCGAGGACGGGGTGGTCGGCGAACTGCTGC is a window of Microbispora sp. NBC_01189 DNA encoding:
- the leuE gene encoding leucine efflux protein LeuE, whose translation is MFFGITNIWTYVVGSFLIVLLPGPNSLFVLSTAAQRGVRRGYRAAAGVFVGDSLLMFLSAAGVASLLKSTPVLFTIVKYSGAVYLGWIGFGMLRGAWRSLRASRARTAPPETGAAAETVRENPADAVRTTGPAGEHAAADERRDPFRKALTISLLNPKAILFFVAFFVQFVDPTYGAPALSFLILALIVQVFSVTYLTALIFGGTFLAAHFRRRRRLAAGLTSGVGALFLGFGAKLATATLN